In the genome of Neofelis nebulosa isolate mNeoNeb1 chromosome 6, mNeoNeb1.pri, whole genome shotgun sequence, one region contains:
- the LOC131514363 gene encoding LOW QUALITY PROTEIN: dihydrofolate reductase-like (The sequence of the model RefSeq protein was modified relative to this genomic sequence to represent the inferred CDS: deleted 1 base in 1 codon), with amino-acid sequence MVCPLNCIVAVSQNMGIGKNGDLPWPPLGNEFKYFQRMTTTSSVGGKQNLVIMGRKTWFSIAKKNQPLKDRINIVLSRELQEPPQGTHFLAKSLDDALKLIEQPELAHKVDMVWVVGGSSVYKEAMNRPGHLRLLVTRLMQEFESDTFFPEVDLEKYKLLPEYPGVLSDIQEEKGIKYKFEVYEKNN; translated from the exons ATGGTTTGTCCGCTAAACTGTATCGTCGCTGTGTCCCAGAACATGGGCATCGGCAAGAACGGGGACCTGCCCTGGCCGCCGCTCGGGAATGAATTCAAGTATTTCCAAAGAATGACCACAACCTCATCAGTAGGAGGTAAACAGAATTTGGTGATTATGGGTAGGAAGACATGGTTCTCTATTGCCAAGAAGAATCAACCTTTAAAGGACAGAATTAATATAGTTCTCAGTAGAGAA CTCCAGGAACCTCCACAAGGAACTCATTTTCTTGCTAAAAGTCTGGATGATGCCTTAAAACTTATTGAGCAACCAGAATTAGCACATAAAGTGGACATGGTTTGGGTAGTGGGAGGCAGTTCTGTTTATAAGGAAGCCATGAACAGGCCAGGCCATCTTAGACTACTTGTGACAAGGCTTATGCAGGAATTTGAAAGTGACACATTTTTTCCAGAAGTTGATTTGGAGAAATATAAACTTCTCCCAGAATACCCAGGTGTTCTTTCTGATATCCAGGAGGAGAAAGGCATTAAGTACAAATTTGAAGTATATGAGAAGAACAATTAA